The stretch of DNA CATCAGCATCTCGACATAGTCGAAATCCGAGAACACCAGTTCCTGGGCGCCCTCGAACACCCGGAAGCCGAAGCGGCTCCAGAAGCCGACGAGGCGCTTCTGCGCGTGTCCGTACAGGCGCCGATAGCCCTTCACCCGCGCGAGTTCGATCCCGGCCCGGACGAGCGCGAAGGCCATGCGCGTGTTGCGATGCTCCGCCCGCACGGCCAGACGTTCGATCTTGGCGAAATCGGCGAAGAAGCGGATCCGCAGGCAACCCGCGGGCTCGTCACCGATGTAGCCGATCAGGTGCGTGGCCGAGAGATCGTTGCCGTCGAATTCCTCCTCGTACGGGCAGGCCTGCTCCGCCATGTACACCGCGGCGCGCAGGGCGATGACGCGGGAGAGATCCTCCATGCTGCGCGCGACCGCGACGCTCGGCCCGGTCCCGCCGGGCCGGTGGCTGTCGTAAGGCGGCAGCCGCTCGGCGGGCTTCGACCGGCGGAACATGTAGAGCCCGGATGCGCGCTGGCCGTTCCAGGAAGCGCCTTTGGTGAAGCCCATCCCGGCAAGGTAGTCGGCACCCTCGGCCGTCGCGGCGCGCGCATAGAGGTCGACCTCACCGCATAGGGGCGTGGAGATCCGCTGGAGCATCAGGGCGACAGCCGCGGCAAGCCGCCCGCGGGCATGGATCACCCAGAGATAGATGCCAGCCGGCCGCTCGTGTTGCCGGGCGATGAACCGCGTATCCGGATCGCTCGCGTCGAAAGTGCCAGAGAGGAGCGCAGCCATCCCGGCTTCGTTCAGCGGGAGGATCGCCGTCAGGCCCTCGCCCCTCGGTGACAGCGAATCGTAGTGCTCGCGCCGGGCGATCGCGAAGACCGTATCGGGGTTGGCTGTCATGACGCGGCGGACCACCGAGACGTCCGCGACGCCGGGAAGCGCGCGCCGTGTCTCGTCCAAGAGGCGTTCGAGATCGGCCGGCATCGGCGTGAACAGCACGAGGTGGCGCGCCAGCCGTGCGGATCTCAGGTCGATGATGTCGTGCCGTGTGGCGCGTCCATCATCGAAATCCGGTGCGGTATCGGGCGGAGTCACATGGACGGTCATCGCGTCGGTTTCCGCGCTT from Methylobacterium sp. PvR107 encodes:
- a CDS encoding GNAT family N-acetyltransferase, whose amino-acid sequence is MTVHVTPPDTAPDFDDGRATRHDIIDLRSARLARHLVLFTPMPADLERLLDETRRALPGVADVSVVRRVMTANPDTVFAIARREHYDSLSPRGEGLTAILPLNEAGMAALLSGTFDASDPDTRFIARQHERPAGIYLWVIHARGRLAAAVALMLQRISTPLCGEVDLYARAATAEGADYLAGMGFTKGASWNGQRASGLYMFRRSKPAERLPPYDSHRPGGTGPSVAVARSMEDLSRVIALRAAVYMAEQACPYEEEFDGNDLSATHLIGYIGDEPAGCLRIRFFADFAKIERLAVRAEHRNTRMAFALVRAGIELARVKGYRRLYGHAQKRLVGFWSRFGFRVFEGAQELVFSDFDYVEMLMEAEPHPQAIGIGVDPYVIIRPEGRWHRAGALDRSRTRAVTRPSVDQRAAAR